In one window of Ruminococcus hominis DNA:
- a CDS encoding Gldg family protein: protein MEKIKKLFQTTGTKQGSFSIGVTAIVIAIVVVTNMIIGQLPEKYRNIDVSSTKIYEISDTSKDLLKELDHKVTLTVLAVKDETDDRITTFLSKYAGLSKNVSVKWIDPVLHPSALTENNAEKDTIVVKCEDTGKSTTVAFSDIIVQDMSSYYYTGSASESEFDGEGQLTSAINYVTSDASQTVYRTSGHGESTFSTTISDLMKKNNYNVEELNLVMNTEIPDDCDLLMMYAPTNDLSQEEADVLKNYLKSGGKVMLILGDTTSEQLPNLMGILSDYGMKEADGYIADPKRCYQGNAYYLFPQLSVSGDLANGISSQMVLLANTHGLELSDPARDTISVNAFMSTTNNAYAVTEDAQTEGSYTLGVVATESISKDDGDDTKDENSTDDSETRKSRLTVISSASMIDSQITDAFTTLENTTLFMNAVTANFDGVKNISIEPKSLSVEYNTVQHSGLLSLLVIFGVPIVLLIGGFSVWYRRRKA from the coding sequence GTGGAAAAGATTAAGAAATTATTTCAGACAACAGGAACGAAACAAGGCTCATTTAGCATAGGAGTAACGGCAATTGTAATAGCGATTGTAGTAGTTACGAACATGATTATAGGCCAGTTACCTGAAAAATATCGAAATATTGATGTGAGCAGCACAAAAATATATGAAATCAGTGATACAAGTAAAGATTTGCTGAAAGAACTGGATCACAAAGTAACATTGACAGTACTGGCTGTGAAGGATGAGACAGATGATCGTATTACAACATTTTTAAGTAAGTATGCAGGACTTTCAAAAAATGTTTCTGTAAAATGGATTGACCCGGTGCTGCATCCGTCTGCATTGACAGAGAATAATGCAGAAAAAGATACAATTGTTGTAAAATGTGAAGACACAGGAAAAAGTACGACAGTAGCATTTAGTGACATCATCGTGCAGGATATGTCATCCTATTATTATACAGGAAGTGCATCGGAGTCAGAGTTTGATGGAGAAGGTCAGCTGACAAGTGCAATCAATTATGTGACAAGTGATGCCAGCCAGACGGTTTATAGAACATCTGGGCATGGAGAGTCTACATTTTCAACAACAATATCAGATTTAATGAAGAAGAACAATTATAATGTAGAGGAATTGAATTTGGTTATGAATACAGAAATCCCGGATGACTGTGACCTTCTTATGATGTATGCACCGACAAATGATCTGTCACAGGAAGAGGCGGACGTCTTGAAGAATTATCTGAAGTCAGGCGGTAAAGTGATGCTGATTCTTGGAGATACAACTTCAGAGCAATTGCCGAATTTAATGGGTATTTTATCTGATTACGGAATGAAAGAAGCTGATGGATATATCGCAGATCCAAAGCGTTGCTATCAGGGAAATGCATATTATCTCTTCCCACAATTATCTGTGTCCGGGGACTTGGCAAATGGAATTTCATCTCAGATGGTTCTTCTTGCAAATACACACGGTCTGGAATTGAGTGACCCTGCAAGAGATACGATTTCAGTAAATGCATTTATGTCTACAACAAATAATGCATATGCGGTGACGGAGGATGCGCAGACAGAAGGCAGTTATACACTTGGAGTTGTCGCGACAGAGAGTATCAGTAAGGATGATGGAGATGATACCAAGGACGAAAATAGTACAGATGACAGTGAGACACGAAAGAGCCGTCTGACAGTGATTTCTTCAGCAAGTATGATTGATTCTCAGATTACAGATGCATTTACGACATTAGAAAATACAACATTATTTATGAATGCAGTGACAGCAAACTTTGATGGTGTCAAAAATATTTCCATTGAGCCAAAAAGTCTTTCCGTAGAATATAATACAGTGCAGCATTCAGGTCTTTTGAGTCTGCTGGTAATCTTCGGGGTTCCAATCGTACTTTTGATTGGTGGATTTTCAGTATGGTATCGCAGAAGAAAAGCGTAA
- a CDS encoding DUF4340 domain-containing protein: MDKKKKQMCILCGVLLLLLIVYFGIQTMIKHQEKKTKEEKEASTIYITDVEDVSLINYDVGEGTQTFEKQDGNWVYVKDPDFPLDESYPEQIVETFGKLKAERELEDGDELADYGLDDPAYRIQLTDENGDKTSVYFGNDSGDDSYYVTVDDTKKVYTVNSEVLQDLQHSLEDMAKLDEYPTIGSGNLKKEVITQNGQTTTYDSENDDDTENIAAVAGGLGVVSLDKVADYSVEDEHLSEYGLDEKSRITVEATYSEEKKEKVLTLYIGKEDGSGNRYVMINDSKIVYLISTEICNNILNVED; encoded by the coding sequence ATGGATAAAAAGAAAAAGCAGATGTGCATACTTTGTGGCGTGTTACTTCTCTTGCTGATAGTATATTTTGGAATTCAGACAATGATAAAGCATCAGGAGAAGAAAACAAAGGAAGAAAAAGAAGCATCGACAATTTATATAACAGATGTAGAAGATGTGTCTCTGATTAATTACGATGTCGGAGAAGGGACGCAAACATTTGAAAAACAGGATGGAAACTGGGTCTATGTAAAAGACCCGGATTTCCCGTTAGACGAGAGCTATCCAGAACAGATTGTAGAAACCTTTGGAAAGTTGAAAGCAGAACGTGAGTTGGAAGACGGAGATGAGCTTGCAGATTATGGTCTGGATGACCCGGCTTATCGGATTCAATTGACAGATGAAAATGGAGATAAGACATCGGTTTATTTTGGAAATGATTCCGGGGATGATTCATATTATGTAACGGTGGATGATACAAAGAAGGTCTATACAGTAAACAGCGAGGTACTCCAGGATTTACAGCATAGTCTGGAAGATATGGCGAAGTTAGATGAATACCCGACGATTGGAAGCGGTAATCTTAAGAAAGAAGTCATTACACAGAACGGACAGACAACCACATATGATTCGGAAAATGATGATGATACCGAGAACATCGCAGCGGTAGCAGGAGGACTCGGAGTAGTGAGTCTGGATAAAGTTGCGGATTATTCCGTGGAAGACGAGCATTTGTCAGAGTATGGGCTGGATGAAAAATCCAGAATTACAGTAGAAGCAACCTATTCAGAAGAGAAAAAAGAAAAGGTGCTGACTCTTTATATTGGAAAAGAGGATGGCAGTGGAAACCGTTATGTGATGATCAACGATTCAAAGATTGTATATTTGATTTCAACAGAAATATGTAACAACATTTTGAATGTAGAGGATTAA
- a CDS encoding DnaJ domain-containing protein, with the protein MIDPYQILGVSQDASEDEIKKAYRSLSRKYHPDANINNPNKEEAEAKFKEVQQAYQKIMDERARGYSGGGTYGNGSPFGNTYGDPFGGMYGNPFGGAYQGNQGGAGASGESETDMHLRAAANYIQSGHFAEALNVLDGIKERRALWYFYSASANSGVGNNVTALEHAQKAVELEPNNLQYQMLLQRLQGGGGWYQQRQGMYGYPVGTGDACMKACIATALCNLCCGGGCCYVPISPGGGYGGRFM; encoded by the coding sequence ATGATAGATCCATATCAGATACTTGGGGTGTCGCAAGATGCGTCAGAAGATGAGATAAAAAAAGCATATCGTTCGTTGAGCAGAAAGTATCATCCGGATGCGAATATTAACAATCCAAATAAAGAAGAAGCAGAAGCTAAATTCAAGGAAGTGCAGCAGGCATATCAGAAGATTATGGATGAGCGTGCAAGAGGATATTCTGGAGGTGGCACATACGGGAATGGAAGTCCGTTTGGCAATACATATGGGGATCCGTTTGGCGGCATGTATGGCAATCCATTTGGCGGTGCATATCAGGGCAATCAAGGTGGAGCAGGTGCTTCGGGAGAGTCAGAGACAGACATGCATCTTCGTGCAGCGGCAAACTATATTCAAAGCGGACATTTTGCAGAAGCATTGAATGTATTAGATGGAATTAAAGAAAGAAGAGCATTGTGGTATTTTTACAGTGCGTCGGCAAATTCCGGAGTTGGAAATAATGTGACCGCACTCGAACATGCACAAAAAGCGGTAGAATTGGAACCGAATAACCTGCAGTACCAGATGCTGTTGCAGCGTCTCCAAGGTGGCGGAGGCTGGTATCAGCAGAGACAGGGAATGTATGGATATCCTGTCGGTACAGGAGATGCCTGTATGAAGGCTTGCATAGCAACGGCATTGTGTAATCTGTGTTGCGGTGGAGGGTGCTGTTATGTGCCAATTTCTCCGGGCGGAGGTTACGGTGGAAGATTTATGTAA
- the rhaD gene encoding rhamnulose-1-phosphate aldolase, whose protein sequence is MKILDSKFVQDFIKMANDGYLQGWHERNGGNLSYRLKPEEVEMIRPRLNAPGEWTAIGTEVPGLAGEFFLVTGSGKYFRNIIVDPEVCLAIIELDEAGVNYRIRWGLVEGGRPTSELPTHLMNHEVKKKLTNGRHRVIYHAHTTNTIALTFVLPLDDQVFTRELWESATECPVVFPDGVGVVGWMVPGGREIAVKTAELMKKYDVVIWAHHGMFCSGEDFDLTFGLLHTVEKSAEILVKILSMSPKKLQTITPDNFRSLAKDFKVSLPEEFLYEKKK, encoded by the coding sequence ATGAAAATTTTAGATTCAAAATTCGTACAGGACTTTATTAAAATGGCAAATGATGGTTATCTTCAGGGATGGCATGAGAGAAATGGTGGAAACTTAAGCTATCGTTTGAAACCGGAAGAGGTTGAGATGATCAGACCTCGTTTGAATGCACCGGGAGAATGGACAGCTATCGGAACAGAAGTACCTGGATTGGCAGGAGAATTCTTCCTTGTGACAGGAAGTGGTAAATACTTCAGAAACATTATTGTAGACCCGGAAGTGTGTCTTGCAATCATCGAATTGGATGAGGCAGGAGTTAATTACAGAATTCGTTGGGGATTGGTAGAAGGTGGAAGACCTACAAGCGAGCTCCCGACTCATCTGATGAATCATGAAGTAAAGAAAAAACTGACAAATGGAAGACATCGTGTTATTTACCATGCACATACAACAAATACAATTGCACTGACATTTGTTCTTCCATTGGATGATCAAGTATTTACAAGAGAACTTTGGGAGTCAGCAACAGAGTGTCCGGTTGTATTTCCGGACGGAGTAGGTGTAGTAGGCTGGATGGTTCCGGGAGGAAGAGAGATTGCAGTTAAGACAGCAGAACTGATGAAAAAATACGATGTAGTTATATGGGCTCATCATGGTATGTTCTGCTCAGGAGAAGATTTTGACCTAACATTTGGTTTGCTTCACACAGTAGAAAAATCTGCTGAGATTCTTGTTAAGATTCTTTCTATGTCACCCAAGAAACTTCAGACAATCACACCGGATAACTTCCGCTCATTGGCTAAAGATTTCAAGGTAAGCCTTCCAGAAGAATTTTTATATGAGAAAAAGAAATAA
- a CDS encoding acyltransferase family protein, translating to MKTKRLDQLQFLRFIAFGFIFLFHAFGTNLEPYLYTTNAAYAMVSFFFILSGFGSGYSSADRREKPTVKAVCYHLWKKIKKIYPLLFVTTIYFVLQSDLPQAINTGNLELLKENGWNLMKCLLMIQSWGNPFLFYNGVTWFISTILFLYLFDLPVRYYLDKAHEKKNEKTILISLSVVLAIAIFAIATLAKNRADIGYCLYAFPPSRVLEYLLGMCMGRCLYRINSERKSDGNIVVFTILEGIALLLWVVLFTLPIPVNSYSMQTYWLIPNVFVLIIMAIGMGGFSKLFSMKLLKGAGDISMECYLLHQPVLMTYMAFVQMENTVKGTLFYIIFNLGFIMLLASMIHKKQ from the coding sequence ATGAAAACAAAGAGGTTGGATCAATTACAATTTTTAAGATTTATTGCATTTGGATTTATATTCCTTTTTCACGCATTTGGAACTAATCTGGAACCATACTTATATACAACGAATGCAGCCTATGCAATGGTAAGCTTCTTCTTTATATTATCAGGATTTGGTTCGGGATATTCGTCAGCAGACAGAAGAGAGAAACCGACAGTGAAAGCAGTTTGCTATCATTTGTGGAAAAAAATAAAGAAGATTTATCCATTATTGTTTGTAACAACTATTTACTTTGTATTACAGTCCGACTTGCCACAGGCAATCAATACAGGAAATTTGGAATTGTTGAAAGAAAACGGATGGAATTTAATGAAATGCCTTCTTATGATTCAATCTTGGGGAAATCCGTTTCTTTTTTATAATGGTGTTACATGGTTTATATCTACAATTTTATTTTTGTATCTCTTTGATCTGCCGGTAAGATATTATTTAGATAAGGCTCATGAAAAGAAAAATGAGAAGACAATACTTATATCATTGAGTGTGGTTTTAGCAATTGCAATTTTCGCGATAGCAACCTTAGCAAAAAACAGAGCAGATATCGGATATTGCCTCTATGCATTTCCACCATCACGAGTATTAGAATATTTGCTGGGAATGTGCATGGGAAGATGCTTGTATCGAATAAATAGTGAGAGGAAGTCAGATGGAAATATTGTTGTGTTTACGATATTAGAAGGCATTGCATTACTTTTATGGGTGGTATTATTTACACTTCCAATCCCGGTTAATTCATATAGCATGCAGACATATTGGCTTATACCAAATGTTTTTGTATTAATCATTATGGCAATTGGAATGGGAGGATTCTCGAAGCTGTTTAGCATGAAACTGCTGAAGGGTGCAGGAGATATAAGTATGGAATGCTATTTGCTGCATCAACCAGTATTGATGACATATATGGCATTCGTTCAGATGGAAAATACAGTAAAAGGGACGTTATTTTATATCATATTTAATCTAGGATTTATAATGCTTTTAGCATCGATGATTCATAAAAAGCAGTGA
- a CDS encoding AraC family transcriptional regulator codes for MKIVRGIDFIEGSREEELPNFESNFPYLASRVELNQYAEDSIPWHWHKSVEVFYVEQGNLEYRTPNGHYIFPHGSGGMVNSNVLHTTKPQEDNTVQLIHIFDPSFIGGETGNIIVKKYIMPIITSGELDMIPLYSNNLEQKEILDLIRNAFNLSEKEFGYELKLRERLTEIWLSLFKMSFSVIEKKKTNTRANDRIKLMMVYVYENYADKITVSDLAKAGYISERDCFRVFQECLHMTPLEYITNYRLQKACYMLVHTRDTISVISQECGLGSSSFFGKTFREHIGMSPTEYRKKMAE; via the coding sequence GTGAAAATTGTTCGAGGAATAGATTTTATAGAAGGAAGCAGAGAAGAAGAATTACCAAATTTTGAATCAAATTTTCCATATCTTGCTTCTCGTGTAGAATTAAATCAATATGCAGAAGATAGTATTCCATGGCATTGGCATAAAAGCGTAGAAGTGTTTTATGTAGAGCAGGGAAACCTTGAATACCGTACGCCTAACGGACATTATATTTTTCCGCATGGCTCAGGAGGCATGGTTAATTCTAATGTTCTTCATACAACGAAGCCACAAGAAGACAATACGGTACAGTTAATTCATATTTTTGATCCATCATTTATTGGCGGTGAAACAGGAAATATAATTGTGAAAAAATATATTATGCCAATTATCACATCTGGAGAATTGGATATGATTCCATTATATTCTAATAATTTGGAACAAAAAGAAATATTAGATCTTATAAGGAATGCATTTAATTTATCAGAAAAGGAATTTGGATATGAACTAAAACTGCGTGAGCGATTAACTGAAATTTGGCTATCACTTTTCAAAATGTCATTTTCTGTGATTGAAAAAAAGAAAACTAATACGAGAGCGAACGACAGAATAAAATTGATGATGGTTTATGTTTATGAAAATTATGCAGATAAAATTACTGTTTCTGATCTTGCAAAAGCTGGTTACATAAGCGAGAGAGACTGCTTTCGAGTTTTTCAAGAGTGTCTTCACATGACGCCGTTAGAATATATCACAAACTATCGGCTACAAAAAGCCTGCTATATGTTAGTACATACCAGAGATACTATTTCTGTAATTAGTCAGGAGTGCGGATTAGGAAGTAGTAGTTTTTTCGGAAAGACTTTTCGAGAACATATAGGAATGTCACCAACGGAATATCGCAAAAAAATGGCAGAATAG
- a CDS encoding Cof-type HAD-IIB family hydrolase: MNQVKIIFFDIDGTLLEMGKTEITPNTRKALCSLKQNGIKICIATGRSFATIPMLEGVVFDAILAFNGSFCVAGNQVVAKCPIPKEDIEIIIENAKRMERPVSIATAEEIVANGSDKDLEDYFAIAHHRVNVSEKFEEYVDKDVFQIMLGCDLEERKYILKGTKNAKLAAWWDRAIDIIPKEGGKGAAIEQVLAHYKFSKEEAIAFGDGENDIDMLLSVGKGIAMGNAAEKVKEIATDICESVTDDGIYYYLKSQKIINE, encoded by the coding sequence ATGAATCAGGTAAAAATTATTTTTTTTGATATTGATGGAACATTGTTGGAGATGGGAAAAACAGAGATAACACCGAATACGAGGAAGGCGTTATGTTCATTAAAACAAAATGGTATAAAAATATGTATCGCAACAGGGCGTTCGTTCGCTACCATACCAATGCTTGAGGGAGTTGTATTTGATGCGATTTTGGCATTTAATGGATCTTTCTGCGTTGCAGGTAATCAGGTAGTGGCAAAATGTCCTATTCCGAAAGAAGATATAGAAATAATTATTGAAAATGCAAAGAGAATGGAAAGACCTGTTTCTATTGCAACAGCGGAAGAGATTGTTGCAAATGGAAGCGATAAAGATTTAGAAGACTATTTTGCGATTGCACATCATAGGGTGAATGTATCCGAGAAATTCGAAGAATATGTGGACAAAGATGTGTTTCAAATCATGTTGGGATGTGACTTAGAAGAACGTAAGTATATATTAAAGGGAACGAAAAATGCCAAATTAGCAGCGTGGTGGGATAGAGCCATAGATATTATTCCAAAAGAAGGTGGAAAAGGAGCTGCGATTGAACAGGTTCTTGCACATTATAAATTCTCAAAGGAAGAAGCCATTGCATTTGGAGATGGAGAAAATGATATTGATATGTTACTATCCGTTGGAAAAGGGATTGCAATGGGAAACGCAGCTGAAAAAGTGAAAGAAATTGCGACTGATATTTGTGAAAGCGTGACAGATGATGGGATTTATTATTATCTGAAAAGCCAGAAGATAATAAATGAGTAA
- a CDS encoding AraC family transcriptional regulator, which produces MRPIYEENEETLEISENISSHISPHLHKSMELVSVTEGTLELGIGTELYHMEKGDFAIIFPELIHHYQVFNQNSCKAIYALASPILGSGYTKDLQQMCPANPVIPAPDVHPDVNYALRSMLVYPALSQEHVLHQAFIQIILARTFPLFHLIDKSTVESDDIIYQTVSYIAAHYTEELTLPKMAHDLGISQSSLSRVFSGTFHMNFNRYLNEARLDYACNLLLHSNHTVLDICIQAGFESQRTFNRVFQERYHASPREYRNQMKK; this is translated from the coding sequence ATGAGACCAATTTATGAAGAAAATGAAGAAACTTTAGAGATTTCAGAGAATATTTCTAGTCATATTTCTCCGCATCTTCACAAGTCTATGGAACTTGTTTCTGTAACAGAGGGAACTTTGGAACTTGGTATAGGAACCGAACTTTATCATATGGAGAAGGGCGATTTTGCAATTATTTTTCCTGAACTGATCCATCATTATCAGGTTTTCAATCAGAACTCATGCAAAGCAATTTACGCACTTGCCTCTCCTATTTTAGGATCTGGCTATACCAAAGACTTACAGCAGATGTGCCCTGCGAATCCTGTAATTCCAGCTCCTGATGTACATCCTGATGTAAATTATGCTCTTCGGAGTATGCTGGTTTATCCGGCACTTTCACAGGAGCATGTTCTTCATCAGGCATTTATTCAGATTATTCTTGCCCGCACCTTTCCTTTATTTCATCTGATTGACAAAAGCACTGTAGAAAGTGATGATATCATCTATCAGACTGTTTCCTATATTGCTGCACATTATACAGAAGAACTGACTTTACCAAAGATGGCTCATGATCTTGGAATAAGCCAGTCCTCTCTGTCCCGTGTATTTTCTGGTACATTTCATATGAACTTTAATCGTTATCTAAATGAAGCCAGACTCGATTATGCATGTAACCTGTTATTACACAGCAATCATACTGTTTTGGATATCTGCATTCAGGCAGGTTTTGAGAGTCAGAGGACTTTCAACCGTGTATTTCAAGAACGTTATCATGCATCACCTCGTGAATATCGGAATCAAATGAAAAAGTAG
- a CDS encoding DUF3784 domain-containing protein, translating into MKLSDLATGSDWTVWIVFVIFAVLSIILLSGHGSWFISGYNTASKEEKEKYNEKKLCRTMGIGMSIIAILLLTKGLFENILPAFFVYIASGIILVDVVVIIILGNTLCRK; encoded by the coding sequence ATGAAATTATCAGATTTAGCAACAGGTTCTGATTGGACAGTGTGGATTGTCTTTGTGATATTTGCTGTACTTTCTATTATTTTACTTTCTGGACACGGAAGCTGGTTCATTTCTGGATATAATACAGCTTCAAAAGAAGAAAAGGAAAAATATAATGAAAAGAAGTTATGCAGAACAATGGGAATTGGAATGTCTATTATAGCAATTCTTCTATTAACTAAGGGCTTGTTTGAAAATATTTTACCTGCATTTTTTGTATATATTGCATCGGGAATTATTTTGGTTGATGTCGTGGTAATTATCATTTTAGGAAACACGCTATGCAGAAAGTAA
- a CDS encoding SdpI family protein: protein MFIFLSVCSLLVQLSMIILGYTWKDKPPKDRQGSSGYRTTMSRMNDETWRYAHRCWGWINFVLGIILVILSIFILILTKDNTNFEMISVYLVFLQLGIMVLTIIPTEFLLHKHFTKQGMKK, encoded by the coding sequence ATGTTTATATTTTTATCTGTGTGTTCACTTTTAGTACAGCTATCTATGATTATATTGGGATATACGTGGAAAGATAAGCCTCCTAAAGATCGGCAGGGGAGTTCGGGATATCGAACTACTATGTCAAGGATGAATGATGAAACATGGAGATATGCACACAGATGTTGGGGCTGGATAAACTTTGTTTTAGGAATTATCTTGGTGATACTATCGATTTTTATTTTGATTTTAACGAAAGATAATACAAACTTTGAAATGATTTCTGTTTATTTGGTGTTTTTACAATTAGGAATTATGGTGCTTACAATTATTCCGACAGAATTTTTGTTGCATAAGCATTTTACAAAGCAAGGAATGAAAAAATAG
- a CDS encoding ABC transporter substrate-binding protein: MKAKKVLAMTLATAMTVGMLAGCGSTGENKESGSDSEQITLNYWTWFPSKDQIQETVDAFEKENPNIKINMTVMESKAFQEKVPLALSTEEDIDVIGVQPSAFAEEVQDYLANLDELMPEIAGADWKDAYSEKCLEQGNQLTSGDTKMLVLTNSGSMVGFYNAALLKDIGAEVPKTFAEYKAVAEAFKAKYPDKYVSVFAGKDSWVVDEMMLTVLGQQGDYYNKWRYEGAPVDSEEFKQAINGLKKYFDEGIFSADVLDLDYASATEEFTNGDALVYYMGSWEAPLLSKTLREGNGIELENVGAMALPTAEDNGQLTVRSYIDSGIGVVDYSEKKEAAAKFVAYLTLGDGADIFGKQLTGTSAKKDFTVDASLFDTDESKAGWDTVVDLINTATADRNNVSGYSDIEGAAVQSVLNGSATTESALKDLQKEWKSGKY; this comes from the coding sequence ATGAAAGCAAAAAAAGTATTAGCTATGACGTTAGCTACAGCAATGACAGTTGGTATGCTTGCAGGATGTGGATCTACAGGAGAGAATAAAGAAAGTGGTTCAGATAGTGAGCAGATCACATTAAATTATTGGACATGGTTCCCAAGTAAGGATCAGATTCAAGAAACAGTTGATGCGTTTGAAAAAGAAAATCCTAATATTAAGATAAATATGACAGTAATGGAAAGTAAAGCTTTCCAAGAGAAAGTCCCGCTGGCATTAAGTACAGAGGAAGATATTGATGTTATTGGAGTTCAGCCATCAGCATTTGCAGAAGAAGTTCAGGATTATCTGGCAAATCTGGATGAATTAATGCCAGAGATTGCTGGTGCAGATTGGAAAGATGCTTATTCAGAAAAATGTCTTGAGCAGGGAAATCAGCTGACAAGTGGAGATACAAAGATGCTTGTGCTTACAAATTCTGGTTCAATGGTAGGATTTTATAATGCAGCCCTGTTAAAGGATATCGGAGCAGAAGTTCCAAAGACATTTGCAGAGTACAAAGCAGTGGCAGAAGCATTTAAAGCTAAATATCCTGATAAGTATGTAAGTGTATTTGCCGGAAAAGACTCTTGGGTTGTAGACGAAATGATGCTGACAGTTCTTGGCCAGCAGGGAGATTATTATAATAAGTGGAGATATGAAGGTGCCCCTGTTGACAGCGAAGAATTTAAACAAGCAATCAATGGATTAAAGAAATATTTTGATGAAGGAATCTTCTCAGCAGATGTTCTTGACCTGGATTATGCAAGTGCAACAGAGGAATTCACAAATGGTGATGCTCTTGTTTACTATATGGGTTCTTGGGAAGCACCATTATTATCTAAGACATTAAGAGAAGGAAATGGAATCGAACTTGAAAATGTTGGAGCAATGGCTCTTCCGACAGCAGAGGATAATGGACAGCTTACAGTACGTTCTTATATCGACTCCGGGATCGGTGTAGTTGATTATTCAGAGAAGAAAGAAGCAGCAGCTAAGTTTGTTGCTTACCTTACATTAGGAGATGGAGCTGACATCTTTGGAAAACAGCTTACAGGAACTTCCGCTAAAAAGGATTTTACAGTAGATGCTTCTTTATTTGATACAGATGAATCCAAGGCTGGATGGGATACAGTTGTTGATCTGATTAATACAGCTACAGCTGACAGAAATAACGTTTCAGGATATTCTGATATTGAAGGTGCTGCAGTACAGAGTGTACTTAACGGATCTGCAACTACAGAGAGTGCATTGAAAGATCTTCAGAAAGAATGGAAAAGTGGAAAATATTAA
- a CDS encoding carbohydrate ABC transporter permease, producing the protein MTSKKTKSKVMKRNNKAGFLFLLPLIVIFIGLLGYSFYFLISNSFRDVTITFRRSEFVGLANYQTIFKDKSFWKSLLNTFILSTANIFCGLTFGFIIAIILNFKIKGKRFFHALFFIPSMLPIALMATVFGSMLEYKNGIVNQILRGVGLGALAQRWLADPKLAMGAVCSVSIFMIGIPIMYYTADLTTISRSILEAATIDGAGMKDQLLLIIFPVLKNTHKTIILSMLLGGFREMERVYLMTDGGPGGSTEIIGTYIYRATRSAGSNIGLVCAAAIIVLIVAFIISFIQLKMTSKNG; encoded by the coding sequence ATGACAAGTAAAAAGACAAAATCAAAGGTGATGAAAAGAAATAACAAGGCGGGATTTTTATTTCTCCTTCCGCTGATTGTTATTTTTATAGGATTATTAGGATATAGTTTTTATTTTCTAATTTCAAATAGTTTTAGAGATGTAACGATAACATTTCGCAGATCCGAATTTGTCGGTTTAGCGAATTATCAAACAATATTCAAAGATAAAAGTTTTTGGAAATCACTTTTAAATACTTTTATTTTATCAACGGCTAATATTTTTTGTGGTTTAACTTTTGGATTTATTATAGCAATCATACTGAATTTTAAAATTAAAGGAAAAAGATTTTTTCATGCATTGTTTTTTATTCCGTCAATGCTTCCGATTGCATTGATGGCAACAGTTTTTGGATCAATGCTCGAGTATAAGAATGGTATTGTGAATCAGATTTTAAGAGGAGTTGGACTTGGTGCACTTGCACAGAGATGGCTTGCAGATCCAAAACTAGCAATGGGAGCTGTATGTTCCGTATCTATTTTTATGATAGGTATTCCGATTATGTATTATACGGCTGATTTAACAACAATCAGCAGAAGCATTTTGGAGGCAGCTACAATTGATGGTGCAGGTATGAAAGACCAGTTATTACTTATTATTTTCCCAGTTTTGAAAAATACACACAAAACAATCATTCTTTCCATGCTTCTTGGTGGATTTAGAGAAATGGAACGTGTTTATTTGATGACAGATGGAGGTCCAGGAGGAAGCACAGAGATTATCGGAACCTATATTTATCGTGCTACACGATCAGCAGGATCAAATATAGGGCTCGTGTGTGCAGCTGCGATTATTGTATTAATTGTTGCATTTATTATTTCATTTATTCAGTTAAAGATGACATCAAAGAATGGGTAG